DNA from bacterium:
TCCCGGTCCCCAATCGAACCCAGGGCCCAGAGTGACCAGATTACGGTTTGCGAATCGTTATCGTTTGCTGAATCGATCAGCGCCGGCACCGCGCGCGGATCCCGCAATCTGCCCAGTGTTAAAGCGAGATAGCGCCGGATTTCCGGGTCGGTCCCTTTTACCTGATCGTAAATCAATAGAATTTCCGGCAGGTTCTTGCGCGCTTGCTCCTCATAGTCTTTTTTGGGATTCGCAAGCAGGTTCGACAAATGATAGGCCGCCTGCCAACGTTCCGACTTGCTTCCGCTTCTAATATCGTAGAGGTAGTCTTTGACCGATTTTTCTTTCAGGGCCAGATTTCCAAATAGAACAATGATAAAAATGACTATTCCCACCACAAGCAGCGGAACGAACACAAAGCGGAAAATAATCAGAATCTTTTTCTCTTTTTGCGCTTCGATTTCGTTTTCGACAGGCGCTGAAGATGGTTCTTCGGTCATTTTTCTTCCCGATGATGACTCAGGTAGTGTTTTTCAACTCTTCGAATGGACCAAACAAATAATAGCCACGCGCCTGCAAACATTGCCAGCGAGAGGGCGAACACAAGTAGCGTGCCGTTCAAGACAAGCTCATATTTCACCGCAGAGGACGCGGAGAACGCTGAGTGAAGTCAATTTGTTCCTGTGCGGTCTCTGCGCTCTCTGCGGTGAAGAATTCATTGCGAGGCGGGCGTGGTTGTTGGCGCCGTAGCGGGTTCTTCCGCGCGCCCCGGAATCCGGAAGGGAAGATCCGGAGCGATCGATGCTTGCGGTCCTTTGCCAATGCTGAATAGATAATTTCGAATTGCGATCCGCTGCTGCAACGAATCTCCATTCAAAACATCCGGGATGGCTGCTTCCGGAAAAAAGTCCGGCATTCGCGTTCCGGGAAGAAGCTGTTGCGGATCATCCAGCCATTTTAGAATCCACTCCGCCCTGAGGCGCGAACTCGTCATCGTTAGATCCGGAGCGAGATCGGCGGAAGTTTTTCCTTCGGGTACCTGCCCGCCAACAACGTGACAGGAAGAACATTGAAACGTCGTAAAGACTTGTTGTCCTTCGCCAAGATGCACATTGACATCGGGAGGAGCATTAAAGGGTCCGACTTTACCGGAAGCCATGAAAAATTGCACAAGCGTGTTTGCTTCTTCATCCGATAACCGGAAATTCGGCATTCGAACGTTAAGCCATGGACGAATTTTTCCGGGTGATTTTAGAAACTCGAAGAGCCAGTCTGATTGAACTTTTTCTCCTTCGTTCAGAAGCTCCGGCGGGGCCATTCCCTCTTCTGTAATGACGGTTTGAATCTCGCCGCCCCAGCCATCAATGTTATGACAGGCGACGCAATTCTTTTCCATCACCAACCAGCGGCCTTTTTCAGCAACTTGTTCCTGCGCTGCCAGCACCTTTCGAGCTTCCGCCGGAACAATCTCTTTCGTGAGACCCATGATCAGCATGGTCAGATGCTGTTTCTCATCATCGTTAAACCCGAAATTCGGCATCATGAGTTTTTCATCCCACCGTTTCACACGATCCTTATCAAAGGAGCGTGGATCATGAAGTTTTTGTGTGATCCATGCGGGCACAGAATGTTCAACGTGAACGAATCCAAAATCAAATTTCGTCAGGAGTTTG
Protein-coding regions in this window:
- a CDS encoding HEAT repeat domain-containing protein, yielding MTEEPSSAPVENEIEAQKEKKILIIFRFVFVPLLVVGIVIFIIVLFGNLALKEKSVKDYLYDIRSGSKSERWQAAYHLSNLLANPKKDYEEQARKNLPEILLIYDQVKGTDPEIRRYLALTLGRLRDPRAVPALIDSANDNDSQTVIWSLWALGSIGDREATPVLLEKLENTDPGIRIMSAYALGVLNDTKAVPALQGHLDDSSAEVSWNAAIALARLGDPSGASLLSKMMDRAYLASFPKMSEPSKKELMTNAIKAAAKLHHPQLTEQIKAISTTDPDPGVRNEAIQALR